A window of Argopecten irradians isolate NY chromosome 1, Ai_NY, whole genome shotgun sequence contains these coding sequences:
- the LOC138307665 gene encoding protein NEL-like — MDINECAGEGQGHTCHPSTKCHNLEGSYECRCQPGKPCIQQCHDKDSYHDNGSIWTPSEDKCMECSCKSGVTTCHKRECDCSNPHTDYDCCLHCDKSSQCMHQEVPLMFDNGERWIYQCQTCECLEGEIDCWPLQCPSITCHTTVLEPGDCCPRCVEDNPCVSQAYVTGGADNSATTCLYKGHAYTHGDTWELGAKPCSTCECRVGHICCLYNQNCTSILD, encoded by the exons ATGG ACATCAATGAGTGTGCGGGAGAGGGCCAAGGACACACCTGTCACCCTAGTACAAAGTGTCATAACCTGGAGGGCAGTTATGAGTGTCGGTGCCAGCCCGGAAAGCCTTGTATACAGC AATGTCACGACAAGGATAGTTACCATGACAACGGAAGCATTTGGACGCCATCGGAGGACAAGTGTATGGAATGTTCATGCAAG TCAGGGGTGACCACGTGCCATAAACGTGAGTGTGACTGCAGTAACCCCCACACAGACTATGACTGTTGTCTTCACTGCGACAAGTCGTCCCAGTGCATGCATCAGGAGGTACCCCTGATGTTTGATAACGGGGAGAGGTGGATCTACCAGTGTCAGACCTGCGAGTGTCTC GAGGGTGAGATTGATTGCTGGCCGCTTCAGTGTCCTTCGATAACATGCCATACAACAGTCCTAGAGCCCGGGGACTGTTGTCCGCGCTGTGTGGAGGACAATCCGTGTGTCAGTCAGGCTTACGTCACAGGAGGGGCAGATAACTCCGCTACTACATGTCTGTACAAGGGACATGCGTACACACATGGAGATACCTGGGAACTAGGAGCCAAGCCATGCAGCACTTGTGAATGTAGA GTTGGTCACATCTGCTGTCTCTACAACCAGAACTGCACCTCTATACTCGATTAG